One window of Trichoderma breve strain T069 chromosome 3, whole genome shotgun sequence genomic DNA carries:
- a CDS encoding sacI homology domain-containing protein yields MPGLARKVLIFAAVDGLIIQPLSSKGQKPFQPARIKYGDASVSAARDQAPDSAKPDSWFEALGVIGLITVSRLTYLVTITRREQVAQVFGLPIYVVTQVAVTPCSSQTDAEESVRKTARLLRTESSNSVNNEEEDSSSDEDGEMPISTPDEEVDDEVVDKGDAPPDPKSSVAEDVIRRRGSYGRFAQRWFSRSGWTVDQRRTMGMSNSPTSTPPLAPSASQTPVVSLASLQEADESLLAPASTLLPKLLRTVQILFGSSRSFYFSYDLDITRSPSDSASVVNPSGSLYEQVKKTFFWNRHIIQPFIDAGQDALTLPLMQGFVGQRTFVADSQPPQVDDPGTESMELKDLSPSPSAPGSPPSGTARHSLELRPTEKSYLITLISRRSTKRAGLRYLRRGIDEGGYTANFVETEQVLSSPAWDTSSPVYSFTQIRGSIPLFFTQTAYALKPVPVLQHSEDANYNAAKQHFERLSASYGTVQIVNLVEKRGVEGPIGTQYQNTMARINDGLDDKAKIPFEWFDFHHACRGMKFENVSHLLSTLKDQLETLGSTVKNNGQLVRKQQGVLRTNCMDCLDRTNVCQSSFAKHLLDLQLKEEGIDMSAQIDQETAWFNTLWADNGDAVSKQYASTSAMKGDYTRTRKRDYRGALNDLGISLTRLYTGMVNDYFSQAAIDFLLGNVSAKVFEEFEMDMMTKDPAVSVERMRERAVELCQKRVVADVNEEFHGGWVLISPNAANVLKSWPMEETVLLLTDAALYFCRFDWDLDKVSSFERVTLASITNIKIGTYITSTISQAHMNETRNVGFVVSYQPGKSDVRRRNTRTLSTKDAPKFTATGEPLPAPTGFAGLFSGANASKEPAIRKLAFKAPYADSSLPASGAGPRQTEMQIIDTICSEIERLAFERQQVKEGGERKKLVEKGDIISLDTARRSTGLLEQLGHSLKKLVWA; encoded by the exons ATGCCGGGTCTTGCGCGCAAGGTCTTAATCTTTGCCGCTGTCGACGgcctcatcatccagccaTTGTCTTCCAAGGGACAGAAGCCGTTCCAACCTGCAAGAATCAAGTATGGCGATGCGTCCGTGTCGGCGGCACGCGATCAGGCCCCTGATTCGGCAAAGCCCGATTCGTGGTTTGAAGCGCTCGGCGTCATTG GATTGATTACGGTGTCGCGGTTGACGTATCTGGTGACGATTACACGCCGAGAGCAGGTGGCCCAGGTGTTTGGATTGCCCATCTATGTCGTCACCCAAGTGGCCGTGACGCCGTGCTCGTCGCAGACTGATGCCGAGGAATCGGTGCGCAAGACGGCACGCCTTTTGCGTACGGAGTCGTCCAACAGCGTGaataatgaagaagaagatagcAGCAGTGACGAGGACGGCGAGATGCCAATTTCGACTCCTGATGAGgaagtcgacgacgaggttGTCGACAAAGGAGACGCCCCCCCGGACCCCAAGAGCAGCGTTGCCGAAGACGTGATCCGGAGACGGGGTAGCTATGGGAGATTTGCACAGCGCTGGTTTAGTCGAAGCGGGTGGACAGTCGACCAGAGGAGGACTATGGGAATGAGCAACTCGCCAACGTCCACGCCGCCCCTTGCGCCATCGGCATCACAGACCCCAGTGGTTAGTCTCGCCAGCCTACAAGAAGCGGATGAGAGTCTCTTGGCTCCGGCATCCACGCTGCTACCGAAGCTGCTTCGGACTGTCCAAATACTGTTTGGCTCATCACGTAGTTTTTACTTTTCATATGACCTGGATATAACCCGCAGTCCGAGTGACAGTGCCTCAGTGGTTAACCCCAGCGGCTCCCTCTATGAGCAGGTCAAGAAGACATTCTTTTGGAACCGGCATATTATTCAACCTTTTATAGATGCCGGACAAGATGCCTTGACCCTACCTCTTATGCAGGGCTTTGTCGGCCAGAGAACCTTTGTGGCGGATTCTCAGCCTCCCCAGGTAGATGACCCTGGAACAGAATCTATGGAGCTCAAGGACCTCTCGCCCTCGCCATCTGCTCCGGGTTCGCCGCCTTCAGGCACGGCGAGGCATTCTTTAGAGCTGCGGCCTACTGAAAAGAGCTATCTCATCACCCTCATATCGCGACGATCAACTAAGAGGGCTGGTCTACGATACCTCCGGCGCGGCATTGACGAGGGCGGCTATACGGCCAACTTTGTCGAGACAGAGCAGGTCCTTTCATCCCCTGCGTGGGATACCTCTTCCCCAGTGTATTCGTTTACTCAGATAAGAGGCAGCATTCCGCTCTTCTTTACCCAGACTGCCTACGCGCTCAAGCCCGTGCCAGTTTTGCAGCACTCTGAGGACGCAAACTACAATGCCGCCAAGCAGCATTTTGAAAGACTCTCGGCATCTTACGGCACGGTACAGATTGTCAATCTGGTCGAGAAACGTGGAGTTGAGGGCCCTATCGGAACGCAATACCAAAATACGATGGCGCGAATCAACGATGGGCTCGATGACAAGGCAAAGATTCCATTTGAGTGGTTTGACTTTCACCACGCTTGTCGTGGCATGAAATTTGAGAACGTGAGCCATCTGTTGTCCACATTGAAAGATCAATTAGAGACGCTGGGCAGCACGGTGAAGAACAATGGCCAGCTAGTCCGTAAGCAACAAGGTGTCCTTAGGACAAATTGTATGGACTGCCTGGACCGAACAAACGTCTGCCAGAGCTCTTTTGCAAAACACTTGCTAGATTTACAactgaaagaagaaggcataGACATGAGTGCGCAGATAGACCAAGAGACGGCCTGGTTTAATACTCTCTGGGCTGACAACGGCGATGCCGTTTCAAAGCAGTACGCCTCTACATCCGCTATGAAAGGTGACTATACGAGGACACGAAAGAGGGATTACAGGGGGGCACTAAATGATCTCGGCATTTCCCTAACACGTCTCTATACTGG CATGGTCAATGACTACTTCAGCCAAGCTGCCATAGATTTCCTGCTCGGAAATGTCAGTGCCAAAGTATTTGAAGAATTCGAGATGGACATGATGACCAAGGATCCGGCTGTTTCCGTAGAAAGAATGCGGGAGCGTGCCGTGGAGCTGTGCCAGAAGCGAGTCGTGGCAGACGTCAATGAAGAATTCCACGGCGGCTGGGTTTTGATTAGTCCCAATGCCGCCAACGTCCTCAAATCGTGGCCGATGGAAGAAACTGTCCTTCTCCTGACGGATGCTGCGCTGTACTTTTGCCGCTTTGACTGGGATCTGGACAAGGTATCGTCCTTTGAAAGAGTCACCCTTGCCAGCATCACAAATATCAAAATCGGCACTTACATCACCTCGACCATCTCGCAGGCGCACATGAACGAGACAAGGAACGTAGGTTTCGTGGTGTCATATCAACCGGGCAAAAGCGACGTGCGGAGGAGGAACACCCGTACACTGTCTACGAAAGACGCACCCAAGTTCACGGCTACTGGTGAGCCTCTACCTGCACCAACTGGCTTCGCCGGCCTCTTCTCCGGAGCAAACGCCTCCAAGGAGCCTGCCATTCGCAAACTCGCATTCAAGGCGCCATATGCCGATTCTTCATTGCCGGCCAGCGGGGCGGGGCCACGGCAAACGGAGATGCAGATCATCGACACGATATGCTCAGAGATTGAGCGCCTTGCTTTCGAACGGCAGCAGGTCAAGGAAGGCGGAGAGCGAAAGAAGTTGGTGGAAAAGGGCGACATTATTTCGCTGGACACGGCAAGACGCAGCACCGGGCTACTCGAGCAGCTGGGCCACtcgctgaagaagctggtgtGGGCATAG
- a CDS encoding putative SAM-dependent methyltransferase domain-containing protein — MVKKQTPKKNPSKKDKQASAADPILPVDPQILIHQQRILKLFSDAFNPVLLSEDFTARLQSIKQALFNREFDAAFGTEENLQAYAARWSPTRALCYSSIFQTIAHHFDDMALTSPPPTNNNDDDENSSESASIETSDSNTRKAIKMLCIGGCAAEQIAFASLLHQTNSSGHLTLLDAAPWTQVVSLLQNHITSPPLLSKYASAAIKAANTPLLEQGQLETTFSQGDILALDKEALSSLLGREPLTVTLMFTLNELYTNGGIGKTTKFLKLLGEVMPDGSMLLVVDSPGSYSEAAVGKEQKRYPMQWLLDHTLIDPRAPSPGYEWEKIESHDSVWFRLPDGLSYPIQLENMRYQMHLYQRRSTSPTQ; from the coding sequence ATGGTTAAAAAACAAACCCCTAAAAAGAATCCATccaaaaaagacaaacaagcATCAGCAGCTGACCCCATCCTACCCGTCGACCCCCAAATCCTCATCCATCAGCAGCGCATCCTCAAGCTCTTTTCAGATGCCTTCAATCCCGTTCTCTTATCCGAGGACTTCACAGCCCGCCTCCAATCCATAAAACAGGCCCTCTTCAACCGGGAATTCGACGCCGCCTTTGGGACAGAGGAGAATCTTCAGGCGTACGCTGCAAGATGGAGTCCTACCAGAGCTCTTTGCTACTCGTCCATCTTCCAAACCATCGCCCACCACTTTGACGATATGGCCCTCACATCGCCTCCTCCTACCAACAAcaacgatgatgatgaaaacaGCTCAGAATCAGCCAGCATCGAAACTTCAGATTCAAACACCCGGAAAGCAATCAAAATGCTCTGCATCGGCGGCTGCGCAGCCGAACAAATTGCCTTCgcctccctcctccaccaaaCAAATTCCTCCGGCCACCTCACCCTCCTAGACGCCGCCCCCTGGACACAagtcgtctctcttctccaaaacCACATCACGTCACCGCCTCTCCTTTCAAAATACGCCTCCGcagccatcaaggccgcAAACACGCCTCTCCTCGAGCAAGGCCAACTCGAGACAACATTCTCCCAGGGCGACATCCTAGCTTTAGACAAGGAGGCACTGTCTTCACTGCTTGGCCGCGAACCTCTGACTGTGACGCTAATGTTTACGTTGAATGAACTCTACACCAACGGAGGCATCGGCAAAACGACAAAGTTCTTGAAGCTGCTGGGCGAGGTCATGCCGGACGGGAGCATGCTCCTCGTCGTGGACAGCCCGGGCAGTTACTCAGAAGCCGCCGTAGGAAAAGAGCAGAAGAGGTACCCCATGCAGTGGCTACTGGATCACACTTTGATTGATCCTCGTGCCCCGTCTCCGGGCTACGAGTGGGAAAAGATTGAGTCTCACGACTCGGTATGGTTCCGCCTTCCAGATGGCCTCTCTTACCCTATTCAACTGGAGAACATGCGTTACCAGATGCATCTATATCAGAGGAGGAGTACATCCCCAACTCAATGA